In the genome of Tropicibacter oceani, one region contains:
- a CDS encoding dihydrodipicolinate synthase family protein encodes MSTNLHRIRMALTGISGILVAPYDDAGELAPDRLAPIIDRAIGAGVDILVANGNTGEFYALDEAESRLFTEKSVQLVDGRVPVFAGIGRGIREATRAAAHAKTAGADALMIHQTPDPFVAPRGYEDYVKRVVEAGDGLPAMLYLRNDAIGTEAIARLTAIEGVAGVKWATPNPMNLARAIAASSPDVIWVGGLAEVWAPPLCAVGARGFTSGLINVWPQRSVAIRDALNAMDYQQAGALIEGMRLFEDIRAEEMGGTNVTGVKTALALQGLDCGAVRPPGAWPLTGAQAAALYAFMQDNGLLA; translated from the coding sequence ATGTCCACCAACCTGCACCGCATCCGCATGGCGCTGACCGGGATTTCCGGCATCCTTGTCGCGCCTTATGACGACGCCGGGGAACTGGCGCCGGACCGCCTTGCCCCGATCATCGACCGCGCCATCGGGGCCGGGGTCGATATTCTTGTCGCCAATGGCAACACCGGCGAATTCTATGCTCTGGACGAGGCCGAGAGCCGGCTTTTCACTGAAAAATCAGTTCAGCTTGTCGATGGCCGCGTGCCGGTCTTTGCCGGGATCGGGCGCGGCATCCGCGAGGCGACCCGCGCCGCCGCCCATGCCAAGACGGCCGGTGCCGACGCGCTGATGATCCACCAGACACCCGATCCCTTCGTCGCCCCGCGCGGCTACGAGGATTACGTCAAACGGGTGGTCGAGGCCGGCGATGGCCTGCCCGCCATGCTGTACCTGCGCAACGACGCCATCGGCACCGAGGCCATCGCCCGGCTGACCGCGATCGAGGGCGTCGCCGGTGTCAAATGGGCCACGCCCAACCCGATGAACCTGGCCCGTGCAATCGCCGCCAGCAGTCCGGATGTGATCTGGGTCGGCGGCCTGGCCGAGGTCTGGGCCCCGCCGCTTTGCGCCGTCGGCGCGCGCGGCTTTACCAGCGGGCTGATCAACGTCTGGCCGCAGCGCTCCGTCGCGATCCGCGATGCCTTGAACGCGATGGATTACCAGCAGGCGGGCGCGCTGATCGAAGGCATGCGCCTGTTCGAGGACATCCGCGCCGAGGAAATGGGCGGCACCAATGTCACCGGCGTCAAGACGGCGCTTGCCCTGCAAGGTCTGGACTGCGGCGCGGTGCGCCCGCCCGGTGCCTGGCCGCTGACCGGCGCGCAGGCCGCGGCGCTTTATGCCTTCATGCAAGACAACGGCCTGCTGGCCTGA
- a CDS encoding ABC transporter ATP-binding protein, which produces MSTQGASVSHKLKAMPEQNADRPKAARTAPIPQSSAARAPFVFRTDGLTKLYGGKGTAVVRALDGVDLDLPHGEIVVLLGPSGSGKSTLLNILGGLDHATSGKAWFQDHEITAMTDRQLTLYRRDHVGFVFQFYNLVPSLTARENVALVTDVAHDPMPVAEALALVGLKDRLDHFPAQMSGGEQQRVAIARAIAKRPAVLLCDEPTGALDSKTGLSVLNALKQVNDAFGTAVLVITHNANIQRMAHRVIRFQDGKVVDVALNETRLPPEDIEW; this is translated from the coding sequence GTGTCAACGCAGGGCGCGTCGGTATCGCACAAGCTGAAAGCCATGCCCGAACAGAATGCCGATAGGCCCAAGGCCGCCCGTACTGCGCCGATCCCGCAATCATCTGCGGCACGCGCGCCTTTCGTGTTTCGCACCGATGGGCTGACCAAGCTGTATGGCGGCAAGGGCACGGCCGTGGTGCGCGCGCTGGACGGGGTCGACCTGGACCTGCCGCATGGCGAAATCGTCGTGCTGCTTGGCCCGTCGGGCAGTGGCAAATCGACCTTGCTGAACATCCTTGGCGGGCTGGATCATGCCACTTCGGGCAAGGCATGGTTCCAGGACCACGAGATCACCGCGATGACCGACCGGCAATTGACCCTGTACCGGCGCGACCACGTCGGGTTCGTCTTTCAGTTCTACAATCTTGTGCCCAGCCTGACGGCACGGGAAAACGTGGCGCTGGTGACCGATGTGGCGCATGATCCGATGCCCGTCGCCGAGGCGCTGGCGCTGGTCGGGCTGAAGGACCGGCTGGACCATTTCCCGGCGCAGATGTCAGGCGGAGAGCAGCAGCGCGTCGCCATCGCCCGCGCCATCGCCAAGCGCCCGGCCGTGCTGCTGTGCGACGAACCCACCGGCGCGCTGGACAGCAAAACCGGCCTGTCGGTGCTGAACGCGCTGAAACAGGTGAACGATGCCTTTGGCACGGCGGTTCTGGTGATCACCCACAACGCCAACATCCAGCGCATGGCGCATCGCGTGATCCGCTTTCAGGACGGCAAGGTGGTGGATGTTGCCCTGAACGAAACCCGCCTGCCCCCGGAAGACATCGAATGGTGA
- a CDS encoding inorganic phosphate transporter, with protein sequence MSDQNNADHLETLDRDLGRVNSLESAALYASRPLIGVGLSVIFIALAALVGGFMGDQPPASLFVIVAAGLGAYMALNIGANDVANNMGPAVGANALSMFGAIAIAAVCESAGALLAGGDVVSTISKGIIDPAGLADGNTFIWAMMAALLSAALWVNLATWIGAPVSTTHSVVGGVMGAGIAAAGLSAVSWPTMSAIAASWVISPLLGGLIAAAVLAFIKWKIIYQEDKIASARVWVPVLIGLMSAAFGTYLALKGLKHLVKIDMGTALLVGLAAGIVATLLARPLVHRQSVGLENRNKSLKVLFRLPLVMSAALLSFAHGANDVANAVGPLAAIVHTQEAGDIAAKVAIPLWVMVIGALGISFGLVFFGPKLIRMVGNQITKLNPMRAYCVALSAAVTVIVASWLGLPVSSTHIAVGGVFGVGFFREWHAERRVRQINGNRSPEKRLPSEERKRRKLVRRSHFLTIIAAWVITVPAAALLSAFWFFVLSRLLG encoded by the coding sequence GTGAGCGATCAGAACAACGCCGATCACCTGGAAACGCTGGACCGCGACCTTGGGCGCGTGAACAGCCTGGAAAGCGCGGCGCTTTATGCCTCGCGGCCGCTGATCGGCGTCGGCCTGTCGGTGATCTTCATCGCCCTCGCCGCGCTGGTGGGTGGCTTCATGGGCGATCAGCCCCCGGCCAGCCTGTTTGTCATCGTCGCCGCCGGTCTTGGCGCCTACATGGCGCTGAACATCGGCGCCAACGATGTGGCCAACAACATGGGGCCGGCGGTGGGCGCGAATGCGCTGTCGATGTTCGGCGCCATCGCCATCGCGGCGGTCTGCGAAAGCGCCGGGGCGCTGCTGGCGGGCGGCGACGTGGTGTCGACCATCTCCAAGGGGATCATCGACCCCGCGGGTCTTGCGGATGGCAACACCTTTATCTGGGCGATGATGGCGGCGCTGTTGTCGGCGGCGCTTTGGGTGAACCTGGCGACCTGGATCGGCGCGCCGGTCTCGACCACGCATTCGGTGGTGGGCGGCGTCATGGGCGCCGGCATCGCCGCCGCCGGGCTGAGCGCGGTCAGCTGGCCAACCATGAGCGCGATCGCCGCCAGCTGGGTCATCTCGCCCTTGCTGGGCGGTCTGATCGCCGCCGCGGTTCTGGCCTTCATCAAGTGGAAGATCATCTACCAGGAAGACAAGATCGCCTCGGCCCGGGTCTGGGTGCCGGTCCTGATCGGCCTGATGTCCGCCGCCTTTGGCACCTATCTTGCGCTCAAGGGGCTCAAGCATCTGGTCAAGATCGACATGGGCACCGCCCTGCTGGTCGGACTGGCGGCCGGCATCGTCGCAACCTTGCTGGCGCGTCCGCTGGTCCACCGCCAGTCGGTTGGCCTGGAAAACCGCAACAAGTCGCTCAAGGTGCTGTTCCGCCTGCCGCTGGTGATGTCGGCGGCGCTGCTGAGCTTTGCCCATGGCGCCAATGACGTGGCCAATGCGGTCGGGCCTCTGGCCGCCATCGTCCACACGCAGGAAGCCGGCGACATTGCCGCAAAAGTGGCGATCCCGCTGTGGGTCATGGTCATCGGCGCGCTGGGGATTTCCTTTGGCCTGGTGTTCTTTGGCCCCAAGCTGATCCGCATGGTCGGCAACCAGATTACCAAGCTGAACCCGATGCGCGCCTATTGCGTGGCGCTGTCGGCGGCGGTGACGGTGATTGTCGCATCCTGGCTGGGGCTGCCGGTCAGCTCGACCCATATCGCGGTGGGCGGGGTCTTTGGCGTCGGCTTTTTCCGCGAATGGCACGCCGAACGCCGGGTGCGCCAGATCAACGGCAACCGTTCCCCCGAAAAACGCCTGCCCAGCGAAGAACGCAAGCGCCGCAAACTGGTGCGCCGGTCGCATTTCCTGACCATCATCGCGGCCTGGGTCATCACCGTGCCCGCGGCGGCGCTGCTGTCGGCCTTCTGGTTCTTTGTGCTGTCCCGCCTTCTGGGCTGA
- a CDS encoding NUDIX hydrolase, producing the protein MFPVLWKQFIRPILIRPAQFQVAALCYRMAKSGPQILLITSRETRRWILPKGWPMKGLDTGGAARQEAWEEAGVKPTGKSPVKIGQYQYPKVTPGGVPVDTDVDVFAIEVDRLSKTFPEVDERTRQWFSPEEAAERVREADLGALITQFPDILPEPQTSDTEPKKSETRP; encoded by the coding sequence ATGTTCCCGGTTTTGTGGAAACAATTCATCCGTCCGATCCTGATCCGCCCCGCGCAGTTCCAAGTGGCTGCGCTGTGCTATCGCATGGCCAAGAGCGGCCCGCAGATCCTGCTGATCACCTCGCGCGAGACAAGGCGCTGGATCCTGCCCAAGGGCTGGCCGATGAAGGGGCTCGATACCGGCGGCGCGGCCCGCCAGGAGGCCTGGGAAGAGGCCGGCGTGAAGCCCACCGGCAAGAGCCCGGTCAAGATCGGCCAGTACCAATATCCAAAGGTCACCCCGGGCGGCGTGCCCGTCGACACCGACGTGGACGTCTTTGCCATCGAAGTCGACCGCCTGTCCAAGACCTTTCCCGAGGTGGACGAACGCACCCGGCAGTGGTTTTCGCCCGAAGAGGCGGCCGAGCGTGTGCGCGAGGCCGATCTTGGCGCCCTGATCACCCAATTCCCCGATATCCTGCCAGAGCCGCAGACCTCTGACACCGAGCCAAAGAAAAGCGAGACCCGACCGTGA
- a CDS encoding ribonuclease activity regulator RraA, with product MTQHPLNPETKAKLEQVSVATLCTALYKRGLRNQVIQDVHPLSQNGRNMVGPAFTLRYMPAREDRNTLAEFRNPKHPQRHAVETCPPGAVLVMDSRKNATAASAGDILITRLMVRGAAGVVTDGGFRDAMRIAELDMPAYHHRPSSPTNLTINEAIDINVPIGCGDAPVFPGDIVVGDDDSVIIIPAHMADEVAAEAVEMTAYEDFVVEQVKAGATIIGLYPPTQDENLEKFAKWRKENGR from the coding sequence ATGACGCAACACCCGCTGAACCCCGAAACCAAGGCGAAACTCGAACAGGTCTCGGTCGCCACGCTGTGCACCGCGCTTTACAAGCGGGGCCTGCGCAATCAGGTCATCCAGGACGTGCACCCGCTGTCGCAAAACGGCCGCAACATGGTCGGCCCGGCCTTTACCCTGCGCTATATGCCCGCCCGCGAAGACCGCAACACGCTGGCCGAATTCCGCAACCCCAAGCACCCGCAGCGCCACGCGGTGGAAACCTGCCCACCGGGCGCGGTGCTGGTCATGGACAGCCGCAAGAACGCCACCGCCGCCAGCGCCGGTGACATCCTGATCACCCGGCTGATGGTGCGCGGCGCGGCCGGTGTCGTGACCGACGGCGGTTTTCGCGACGCCATGCGCATCGCCGAGCTTGACATGCCCGCCTATCATCACCGGCCGTCAAGCCCGACCAACCTGACCATCAACGAAGCCATCGACATCAACGTGCCGATCGGTTGCGGCGATGCGCCGGTCTTTCCCGGCGATATCGTGGTCGGCGACGATGACAGCGTCATCATCATTCCCGCCCATATGGCCGACGAAGTGGCCGCCGAAGCGGTGGAAATGACCGCCTACGAGGATTTCGTCGTCGAACAGGTCAAGGCCGGGGCCACGATCATCGGGCTGTATCCGCCGACGCAGGACGAAAACCTTGAGAAATTCGCCAAGTGGCGCAAGGAGAATGGCAGATAG
- a CDS encoding non-ribosomal peptide synthetase: MNSRQASIAQSEVWALDRIAPERSAAALLWAISITSPSDPAALARTLAAALAGVIARHDCLRMRFAVQGAGLCHTLVAAGPVALPMIDESALSDAQRLQAARQFGMQPYALAQDAPCRFRLVQDGPGAFRLLCGFHHIAIDGLSWRYFFRDLVQELSAAMPFDPAQDYDDFATAQRAQIAAIRAAQPYWQDIVRVTPWTLPGGGTGLASPAQGQATPAGIVETALDPQLHAALKSRAAQSGISRFRLLLTGFGAWCARAAGRDCIAVATTLAGRAPGAFDGVIGVFANVHPIAIDTQGASFTSLAASVDAGLARALDHQALSPAVALAALGLGGAHGPVPASLTRSPGRASAVIGTLRLSEERVFLPVGTRPLSVYARLDEDSITLTWVHDEALFDRDAVLRAARQLEHLLQQALADPDSSLCQIPSIPPSERARVLDMATGAPRALSPRPLHRLVQDQAQRSPDATAVLDGETRLSHAQVQAKANALALQLAALGVGRGDYVPIVMVPGAQMLLAELAVLKLGAIFVPMNPDWPALRLQQLLARLVPKTVMRRADDGLALDGGAAATLTVPEALIIAEAGRCDSVDIAPDDPVYCIFTSGSTGQPKGAINTGRGLCNRIDGMRAMIDDPRPVVLAGAGAGVDTLVWQYFLPLVAGGICTLPGVQTGGSAEAMLKRCAEAQITVMDFVPSLFAGFVECLDQMPEPDVAWALASVRNVLIGGEAMQGAPVRRFRQRFPWIRVHNSYGPTETAISCIFHEVSQHCGDPVPIGRPLRNTIALVRDAQGHPAPIGWTGELCLGGACLGLGYFDAPDLTDHSFVRVDPAALGTDRLYRTGDLARLRADGLIDYLGRLDDQISLNGNRMEPTEIEATLMQHPALAQAAVALLPSPDGPARLVAFVVIRGDHTPSGAALRDFLALRLPRGWLPSLYLKVADLPRAASGKLDRAALARCTGAPLHLRAPDSGPVPEPVQRIIDAWAKVLGHGDIRAQDNVFLDLGAESLAALQVHAVLQQALGREIDLRDLFTHATPAALAQRLAGQAPPEQGDLAARLAPYLSTWSGERKTPDSLLFTLNGAGKGRRLFWCFQGFAELRDLARHLAPHHPVTGMRSAHLAFDYSRDNVSALAKLYIREIEDLVPEGPLTIGGNCQATRIVREIAAQLHQAGREVALTILMEDTEFAPLPGRIALLYGDESHLNPYRQTSGPNPDDRFRALYEGGFVTRVIPGGHGRFFLPGNVEGLAAVLRDLLP, encoded by the coding sequence TTGAACAGCAGGCAGGCTTCTATCGCCCAGTCCGAGGTCTGGGCGCTTGACCGCATCGCGCCTGAACGTTCGGCCGCGGCGCTGCTTTGGGCCATTTCCATCACATCGCCATCGGACCCGGCGGCGCTGGCGCGCACGCTGGCGGCGGCGCTGGCCGGGGTCATTGCGCGCCATGACTGCCTGCGCATGCGCTTTGCGGTGCAGGGCGCGGGCCTGTGCCATACCCTGGTCGCGGCCGGTCCGGTCGCGCTGCCCATGATCGACGAAAGCGCGCTGAGCGACGCGCAGCGCCTGCAGGCCGCGCGGCAGTTCGGCATGCAGCCCTACGCGCTGGCGCAGGACGCGCCTTGCCGGTTCCGGCTGGTGCAGGACGGGCCCGGGGCCTTCCGCCTGCTGTGCGGGTTTCACCACATTGCGATCGACGGGCTGTCCTGGCGGTATTTCTTTCGCGACCTGGTGCAAGAGCTGTCCGCCGCCATGCCGTTCGATCCGGCGCAGGACTACGACGATTTCGCAACGGCACAGCGCGCGCAGATCGCCGCGATCCGCGCCGCGCAGCCCTATTGGCAGGACATCGTGCGGGTAACGCCCTGGACCCTGCCGGGCGGCGGCACCGGCCTGGCCAGCCCGGCGCAGGGCCAGGCCACCCCAGCCGGGATCGTCGAGACCGCGCTGGACCCGCAGTTGCACGCGGCGCTGAAATCGCGGGCCGCGCAGTCGGGGATCAGCCGCTTTCGGCTGCTTCTGACCGGGTTCGGCGCCTGGTGCGCCCGGGCGGCGGGCCGCGACTGCATCGCGGTTGCGACGACGCTGGCGGGGCGCGCTCCGGGCGCCTTTGACGGGGTCATCGGGGTCTTTGCCAACGTGCACCCCATCGCCATCGACACGCAGGGCGCCAGTTTCACCAGCCTTGCCGCCAGTGTCGATGCCGGCCTTGCCCGGGCGCTGGACCATCAGGCCCTGTCGCCCGCAGTGGCGCTGGCGGCGCTGGGCCTTGGCGGCGCACATGGCCCCGTGCCCGCCAGCCTGACCCGTTCGCCGGGGCGCGCCAGCGCCGTGATCGGCACTCTGCGATTGTCCGAAGAACGGGTGTTCCTGCCGGTCGGCACGCGCCCGCTGTCGGTCTATGCCCGGCTGGACGAGGACAGCATAACCCTGACCTGGGTGCATGACGAGGCGCTGTTTGACCGCGATGCGGTGCTGCGCGCGGCGCGGCAGTTGGAGCACCTTTTGCAGCAGGCGCTTGCCGATCCGGACAGCTCGCTGTGCCAGATCCCGTCCATTCCGCCATCCGAGCGGGCAAGGGTGCTGGACATGGCCACCGGAGCGCCGCGCGCCTTGTCGCCGCGTCCGCTGCACCGGCTGGTGCAGGATCAGGCTCAGCGCAGCCCCGATGCGACCGCGGTCCTGGACGGCGAAACCCGGCTGAGCCATGCGCAGGTGCAGGCCAAGGCCAATGCGCTGGCGCTGCAACTGGCCGCGCTGGGCGTCGGGCGGGGGGACTATGTGCCGATCGTGATGGTGCCGGGCGCCCAGATGCTGCTGGCGGAACTGGCGGTGCTCAAACTTGGGGCAATCTTTGTGCCGATGAACCCCGACTGGCCCGCCCTGCGCCTGCAACAGCTGTTGGCGCGGCTGGTGCCGAAGACAGTGATGCGGCGGGCAGACGACGGGCTGGCGCTGGACGGCGGGGCGGCCGCAACGCTGACCGTGCCCGAAGCCCTGATCATCGCAGAGGCCGGGCGCTGCGACAGTGTCGATATCGCCCCGGACGATCCAGTCTATTGCATCTTCACCTCGGGGTCGACCGGCCAGCCCAAGGGCGCGATCAACACCGGCCGGGGCCTGTGCAACCGTATCGACGGCATGCGCGCCATGATCGACGATCCGCGCCCGGTGGTTCTGGCCGGCGCCGGCGCCGGGGTCGATACGCTGGTCTGGCAATATTTCCTGCCGTTGGTCGCCGGCGGGATCTGCACGCTGCCCGGCGTGCAGACCGGCGGCTCGGCCGAGGCGATGCTGAAACGCTGCGCCGAGGCGCAGATCACCGTGATGGATTTCGTGCCGTCGCTTTTCGCAGGCTTCGTCGAGTGCCTGGACCAGATGCCAGAGCCCGATGTCGCCTGGGCGCTGGCCTCGGTGCGCAACGTGCTGATCGGCGGCGAGGCGATGCAGGGCGCCCCGGTGCGCCGGTTCCGGCAGCGCTTTCCCTGGATCAGGGTGCACAATTCCTATGGCCCGACAGAAACCGCAATCAGCTGCATCTTTCACGAGGTTTCGCAGCACTGCGGCGATCCGGTTCCGATCGGCAGACCGCTGCGCAATACCATAGCGCTGGTGCGCGATGCACAGGGCCATCCCGCCCCCATCGGCTGGACCGGCGAGCTGTGTCTTGGCGGCGCCTGCCTTGGGCTGGGGTATTTCGATGCGCCCGATCTGACCGATCACAGCTTTGTCCGGGTCGATCCGGCGGCGCTGGGCACCGACCGGCTGTACCGCACAGGCGATCTGGCGCGGCTGCGGGCGGATGGGCTGATCGACTACCTGGGCCGGCTGGACGACCAGATTTCGCTTAATGGCAACCGGATGGAGCCGACCGAGATCGAGGCAACCCTGATGCAGCACCCGGCGCTGGCGCAGGCCGCGGTTGCCCTGCTGCCGTCGCCCGATGGCCCCGCGCGGCTGGTGGCCTTTGTGGTGATCCGGGGCGATCACACCCCAAGCGGCGCGGCGCTGCGCGATTTCCTGGCGCTGCGCCTGCCGCGCGGCTGGCTGCCTTCGCTGTACCTGAAGGTGGCCGATCTTCCGCGCGCGGCCTCGGGCAAATTGGACCGCGCCGCGCTTGCGCGATGCACGGGCGCGCCGCTGCATCTGCGCGCGCCGGACAGCGGCCCGGTGCCGGAACCGGTGCAGAGGATCATCGACGCCTGGGCAAAGGTGCTGGGCCATGGGGACATCCGCGCGCAGGACAATGTCTTTCTGGATCTGGGGGCGGAATCGCTGGCGGCGCTGCAGGTGCATGCGGTGCTGCAACAGGCGCTGGGCCGCGAAATCGACCTGCGCGATCTGTTCACCCACGCCACCCCCGCCGCGCTGGCGCAGCGGCTGGCGGGCCAGGCCCCCCCAGAGCAGGGCGATCTGGCCGCGCGCCTTGCGCCCTATCTGTCGACCTGGAGCGGAGAGCGCAAAACCCCGGACTCGCTGCTGTTTACGCTGAACGGGGCGGGGAAGGGCAGGCGGCTGTTCTGGTGTTTCCAGGGCTTTGCCGAACTGCGCGACCTGGCGCGGCACCTTGCCCCGCATCATCCGGTGACGGGAATGCGCTCGGCGCACCTGGCCTTTGACTATTCCCGGGACAACGTCAGCGCCCTGGCGAAGCTGTATATCCGCGAGATCGAGGACCTGGTCCCCGAGGGGCCGCTGACTATCGGCGGCAACTGCCAGGCCACCCGCATCGTGCGCGAAATCGCGGCACAGCTGCATCAGGCGGGCCGCGAGGTGGCCCTGACGATCCTGATGGAGGACACCGAATTTGCGCCTTTGCCCGGGCGCATCGCGCTGCTGTATGGCGATGAAAGCCACCTGAACCCCTACCGGCAGACCAGCGGACCGAACCCGGATGACCGGTTCCGCGCGCTTTACGAGGGCGGCTTTGTCACGCGGGTCATTCCCGGCGGGCACGGCCGGTTCTTCCTGCCGGGCAATGTCGAAGGACTGGCGGCGGTCCTGCGCGACCTGTTGCCCTGA
- the araD gene encoding L-arabinonate dehydratase, with amino-acid sequence MAKKPQDLRSARWFAPDDLRSMGHRSRAMQMGWTADDWEGKPVIAIINTWSDLSPCHHHLRDRAEWVKRGILQAGGTPVEMPVHSFSEQFLKPTSMLYRNMGALEVEETLRSHPIDGAVLMGGCDKSTPALIMGAVSMNLPFIFMPAGAMLRGNYAGEKLGSGTDVWKYWDERRAGNITKEQWDGVQGGIARSYGTCMTMGTASTMMSIADGWGLTLPGASSIPAPDAGHKRMAAACGRRAVDMVWEDLTPDKIMTWESTRNAVTVAMATGCSTNAIIHLIAMARRAGVDLTLDHLDEIGHSTPVLANIRPSGKDYLMEDFFYAGGLPALMKELGDKLDLSVMTVNGKTVGDNIAEAVNFNDDVIRPLSNPVYHEGSLAVLKGNLAPDGAVIKPAAMDPKFQKHRGPAIVADSYAQLKEIINDENYPMTPDHVLVLRNAGPQGGPGMPEWGMIPMPKALLKDGHRDMVRLSDARMSGTSYGACILHVAPEAYIGGPLALIETGDIIEMDIPNRSLRVDLTEAQLDARRAKWQAPAPRYERGYGQMFSQHVEQADKGCDFDFLRTDFGAPVPEPEIN; translated from the coding sequence ATGGCCAAGAAACCCCAAGACCTGCGTTCCGCCCGTTGGTTCGCCCCCGATGACCTGCGCAGCATGGGCCACCGCAGCCGCGCCATGCAGATGGGCTGGACCGCAGACGACTGGGAAGGCAAGCCCGTCATTGCCATCATCAACACGTGGTCCGATCTGTCGCCCTGTCACCACCACCTGCGCGACCGCGCCGAATGGGTGAAACGCGGGATTTTGCAGGCGGGCGGCACGCCGGTGGAAATGCCGGTGCATTCGTTTTCGGAACAGTTCCTGAAACCCACCTCGATGCTCTATCGCAACATGGGCGCGCTCGAGGTCGAGGAAACCCTGCGGTCCCACCCCATCGACGGCGCAGTGCTGATGGGCGGCTGTGATAAAAGCACCCCGGCGCTGATCATGGGGGCGGTGTCGATGAACCTGCCCTTTATCTTCATGCCAGCGGGCGCGATGCTGCGCGGCAATTATGCCGGGGAAAAGCTGGGCTCGGGCACGGATGTCTGGAAATACTGGGACGAACGCCGCGCCGGCAACATCACCAAGGAGCAGTGGGACGGCGTGCAGGGCGGCATCGCGCGCAGCTATGGCACCTGCATGACCATGGGCACCGCCAGCACGATGATGAGCATCGCCGACGGCTGGGGCCTGACGCTGCCCGGTGCCTCCTCGATCCCGGCGCCGGATGCCGGGCACAAACGCATGGCCGCCGCCTGCGGGCGCCGCGCCGTCGACATGGTCTGGGAGGATCTGACCCCGGACAAGATCATGACCTGGGAAAGCACCCGCAACGCCGTGACCGTCGCCATGGCCACGGGCTGTTCGACCAATGCCATCATCCACCTGATCGCCATGGCGCGCCGCGCTGGGGTCGACCTGACGCTGGACCACCTGGACGAGATCGGCCATTCCACCCCGGTGCTGGCCAATATCCGCCCGTCGGGCAAAGACTATCTGATGGAGGATTTCTTTTACGCAGGGGGCCTGCCCGCGCTGATGAAGGAACTGGGCGACAAGCTGGACCTGTCGGTGATGACGGTGAACGGCAAGACCGTGGGCGACAACATCGCAGAGGCGGTCAATTTCAACGATGACGTGATCCGCCCGCTGTCGAACCCGGTCTACCACGAAGGGTCGCTGGCCGTGCTCAAGGGCAACCTTGCCCCCGATGGTGCGGTGATCAAACCCGCCGCCATGGACCCGAAGTTTCAGAAACACCGCGGCCCCGCCATCGTCGCCGACAGCTATGCGCAGTTGAAAGAGATCATCAACGACGAAAACTATCCCATGACGCCAGACCATGTGCTGGTGCTGCGCAATGCCGGGCCCCAGGGCGGGCCGGGCATGCCGGAATGGGGCATGATCCCGATGCCAAAGGCGCTGCTCAAGGACGGGCACCGCGACATGGTGCGCCTGTCCGATGCGCGCATGTCCGGCACCAGCTATGGCGCCTGCATCCTGCACGTCGCCCCCGAGGCCTATATCGGCGGGCCGCTGGCGTTGATCGAAACCGGCGACATCATCGAAATGGACATCCCCAACCGGTCCTTGCGCGTCGATCTGACAGAGGCCCAACTGGACGCACGCCGCGCCAAATGGCAGGCCCCTGCCCCGCGCTATGAACGCGGCTATGGCCAGATGTTCAGCCAGCACGTCGAACAGGCCGACAAGGGCTGTGATTTCGACTTCCTGCGCACAGATTTCGGCGCGCCCGTCCCCGAGCCGGAGATCAACTGA